Proteins encoded in a region of the Campylobacter geochelonis genome:
- a CDS encoding TSUP family transporter gives MEFEIWQFGVFFAAGLIGGFIDAIAGGGGLICLPALMAMGVPPHAALATNKLQGSFGTFTATMNFAKKGFINFKELFVGIVCTFIGACIGTVLILFIDAKFLKFLIPVLLLAIFIYTIFSPKLGEEDRQAKLSSKTFYLLFGLGLGFYDGFFGPGTGSFWTFALVGFLGLGMKKAVAQTKAFNFVSNIVSLAVFIVGGQILWLVGLLMAVGQIVGGYLGSNMVIKKDVKFIKTMFLTMVGLTILKLIYDFI, from the coding sequence ATGGAATTTGAAATTTGGCAGTTTGGCGTATTTTTTGCAGCTGGGTTAATCGGCGGTTTTATAGATGCTATTGCTGGTGGTGGTGGTCTTATATGTTTACCGGCGCTTATGGCTATGGGAGTTCCGCCACACGCAGCACTTGCTACAAACAAGCTTCAAGGAAGTTTTGGAACATTTACCGCGACTATGAACTTTGCAAAAAAAGGCTTTATAAATTTCAAAGAGCTTTTTGTAGGCATTGTTTGCACCTTTATAGGCGCTTGTATAGGGACTGTGCTTATACTTTTTATCGATGCTAAATTCTTAAAATTCCTAATCCCAGTTTTGCTACTAGCGATTTTTATCTACACTATCTTTTCGCCAAAATTAGGGGAAGAAGATAGACAAGCAAAGCTAAGTTCAAAGACGTTTTATCTGCTTTTTGGGCTTGGACTTGGCTTTTATGATGGCTTTTTTGGACCAGGGACTGGCTCGTTTTGGACGTTTGCCTTGGTTGGATTTTTAGGACTTGGTATGAAAAAAGCAGTCGCTCAAACAAAGGCTTTTAACTTTGTTTCAAACATCGTATCTTTAGCAGTTTTTATAGTTGGTGGGCAAATTTTATGGTTGGTTGGGCTTTTAATGGCGGTTGGTCAGATAGTTGGCGGATATCTTGGTTCAAATATGGTTATCAAAAAAGATGTTAAATTTATAAAAACCATGTTTTTGACTATGGTTGGACTAACGATTCTTAAGCTTATATATGATTTTATATAG
- a CDS encoding F0F1 ATP synthase subunit A, producing the protein MLKDIFLFAGSLISYNHTFIYIFHFLLIVAIVVILAKMATKSMQLVPRGAQNIVEAYLSGVLSIGKDAMGSYEYSRRYLPLIATLGLIIFIANIVGMIPGFEAPTASLNLTLALTLCVFIYYHIEGIRTHGFFAYMKHFMGPVAVMAPLMFVIEIISHFSRIVSLSFRLFGNIRGDDLFLLVMLTLAPWFVPMVPYALLTFMAILQTFIFMVLSYVYLAGAVVIDEH; encoded by the coding sequence ATGTTAAAAGATATTTTTCTGTTTGCTGGCAGTTTGATTAGTTATAATCATACTTTTATTTATATTTTTCACTTTCTTTTGATTGTAGCGATAGTGGTTATACTAGCTAAAATGGCTACAAAATCTATGCAACTTGTCCCTAGAGGCGCTCAAAATATAGTAGAGGCTTACTTAAGTGGAGTTTTATCTATAGGAAAAGATGCTATGGGAAGTTATGAGTATTCAAGAAGATATCTACCTTTGATAGCAACTTTAGGACTTATTATTTTTATAGCTAACATTGTTGGTATGATACCTGGTTTTGAGGCTCCAACTGCTAGTTTGAACCTAACTTTAGCACTTACACTTTGTGTATTTATCTACTACCATATCGAAGGTATTAGAACTCATGGATTTTTTGCTTATATGAAGCATTTTATGGGTCCAGTTGCGGTTATGGCACCTTTGATGTTTGTTATAGAGATTATTTCACACTTTTCAAGGATAGTATCTCTGTCTTTCCGTCTTTTTGGAAACATCAGAGGGGATGATTTGTTCTTGCTGGTTATGTTAACGCTTGCGCCTTGGTTTGTTCCTATGGTTCCATATGCGCTACTTACATTTATGGCGATTTTACAAACATTTATCTTTATGGTTTTAAGTTATGTATATTTAGCTGGTGCGGTTGTCATAGACGAGCACTAA
- the gatB gene encoding Asp-tRNA(Asn)/Glu-tRNA(Gln) amidotransferase subunit GatB, producing the protein MFETVIGLEVHCQLNTKTKIFCSCSTSFGDKANTHVCPVCLALPGALPVLNKAAVLKAISFGTAVNATINQNSVFDRKNYFYPDLPKAYQISQFTIPIVEHGELFINVNGVEKRIGITRAHLEEDAGKNNHEDSRSLVDLNRAGTPLLEIVSEPDMRSSDEAVAYLKKLHSILRFLNISDANMQEGSFRCDVNVSIRPKGDEKLYTRVEVKNINSFKFIQKAIEYEVERQVSAWEDGKYDKEVFQETRLFDASNGTTRSMRGKEDSAEYRYFPDPDLLPVFITDEMMKDATQIPELPDQKRARYISELGIKENDADVLISTYESAKYFEDLINDNHEPKLCVTWLNVELLARLKNGATIETSPVDSSKMNQLLTRIEDKTISQKAAKDVLDYLMERDDSVDSVIEKLGLKQISDDGSILAVIDDVLNKNPDKVAEYKSGKDKLFGFFVGQVMKEGKGAFNPAKVNELLKKKI; encoded by the coding sequence ATGTTTGAGACAGTTATCGGCTTAGAAGTTCACTGCCAACTAAATACAAAAACTAAAATTTTCTGTTCATGTTCTACAAGCTTTGGCGATAAGGCTAACACTCATGTTTGCCCTGTATGTTTGGCGCTTCCTGGTGCTTTGCCGGTTTTAAACAAGGCAGCGGTTTTGAAAGCTATAAGTTTTGGAACAGCGGTAAATGCAACTATAAACCAAAATTCGGTATTTGATAGAAAAAATTACTTTTATCCAGATCTTCCAAAAGCTTATCAAATTTCTCAGTTTACCATACCTATCGTTGAGCATGGCGAGCTTTTTATAAATGTTAATGGCGTTGAAAAACGCATAGGTATCACAAGAGCGCATTTAGAAGAAGATGCTGGTAAGAATAACCACGAGGACTCAAGAAGTTTAGTTGATTTAAACAGAGCTGGAACGCCTTTGCTTGAAATCGTAAGTGAGCCAGACATGAGAAGTAGCGATGAGGCGGTCGCTTATCTTAAAAAACTGCACTCGATTTTACGTTTTTTAAATATAAGCGATGCAAATATGCAAGAAGGAAGCTTTAGGTGTGATGTAAACGTCTCAATCCGCCCAAAAGGCGATGAAAAACTCTACACCAGAGTCGAAGTTAAAAACATAAATTCATTTAAATTTATCCAAAAAGCTATCGAGTATGAAGTAGAGCGTCAAGTTTCGGCGTGGGAAGATGGCAAATATGATAAAGAAGTCTTTCAAGAAACCAGACTGTTTGATGCAAGTAACGGCACGACAAGATCAATGAGAGGCAAAGAAGATAGCGCTGAGTATAGATACTTCCCAGATCCAGACTTGTTGCCAGTTTTTATAACAGATGAGATGATGAAAGACGCAACACAAATTCCAGAGCTTCCTGATCAAAAAAGAGCTAGATATATAAGCGAGTTAGGTATTAAAGAAAACGATGCTGATGTACTAATCTCAACTTATGAGAGCGCTAAGTATTTTGAAGACTTAATAAATGATAACCATGAGCCAAAACTGTGCGTTACATGGTTAAATGTCGAGCTTTTAGCGCGTTTAAAAAATGGCGCTACAATCGAAACAAGCCCAGTTGATAGCTCTAAAATGAATCAGCTTTTAACACGTATTGAAGATAAAACCATATCTCAAAAAGCGGCTAAAGATGTGCTTGACTATCTTATGGAGCGCGATGATAGCGTTGATAGCGTTATCGAAAAGCTTGGACTGAAACAAATCAGCGATGATGGCTCGATTTTAGCGGTGATTGATGATGTTTTAAATAAAAACCCAGATAAGGTAGCTGAGTATAAGAGTGGCAAAGATAAGCTTTTTGGCTTTTTTGTCGGTCAAGTGATGAAAGAGGGCAAGGGCGCGTTTAACCCTGCTAAAGTAAATGAACTACTAAAGAAGAAAATCTGA
- a CDS encoding NAD(P)H-dependent glycerol-3-phosphate dehydrogenase produces the protein MMKIAVIGAGKWGEALFNAFSENNECVITSRTKKNIKNFVNLKQALEAEYLVFSLSTQITASWLKENFINKNQKILIASKGIDAKSGKFLNEIFEEYTDSSNLTFLSGPSFASEVMQKLPCAVVVSSKNTALAATFASFFPSYIKAYWASDVVGAEICGAYKNIIAIASGICDGLNLGNNARASLIARGLVEMSRFGKFFGAQDDTFLGLSGAGDLFLTASSALSRNYRVGFGLAKGKSLDEILSELGEVAEGVLTSKAVLSLANKHQIYTPIATEVALIMDGKNPKDSMIDLLRKK, from the coding sequence CTGATGAAAATAGCAGTTATAGGCGCTGGTAAATGGGGAGAAGCCCTTTTTAACGCATTTAGCGAAAACAACGAGTGTGTTATCACATCAAGAACTAAAAAAAATATAAAAAATTTTGTAAATTTAAAGCAAGCTTTAGAGGCTGAGTATCTTGTGTTTTCGTTATCTACGCAGATAACTGCTAGTTGGCTTAAAGAAAATTTTATCAACAAAAATCAAAAAATCCTAATCGCTTCAAAAGGAATCGATGCAAAATCTGGTAAATTTTTAAACGAAATTTTTGAAGAGTATACCGATAGTTCGAATTTAACATTTCTTTCAGGACCATCATTTGCAAGTGAGGTTATGCAAAAGCTTCCTTGCGCCGTTGTCGTAAGCTCGAAAAATACAGCATTAGCTGCCACTTTTGCATCGTTTTTTCCAAGCTACATAAAAGCGTATTGGGCGAGCGATGTTGTTGGCGCTGAAATTTGTGGTGCTTATAAAAATATAATCGCTATAGCAAGTGGGATTTGCGATGGGCTAAATTTAGGCAACAACGCAAGAGCTAGTTTGATAGCTCGTGGGCTTGTAGAGATGAGCAGGTTTGGTAAATTTTTTGGCGCGCAAGATGATACATTCTTAGGTCTTAGTGGAGCTGGAGATTTGTTTTTAACCGCTTCAAGCGCACTTTCTAGAAACTATAGAGTTGGATTTGGTTTAGCAAAAGGCAAAAGCTTAGATGAGATTTTAAGCGAACTTGGCGAGGTGGCTGAGGGTGTTTTAACCTCTAAAGCAGTCTTAAGTCTAGCCAACAAACACCAAATTTATACTCCTATCGCAACAGAAGTGGCTTTGATAATGGATGGTAAAAATCCAAAAGATAGCATGATAGATTTGCTAAGAAAAAAGTAG
- the rarD gene encoding EamA family transporter RarD — MEKDETKIGLFYGVATFVMWGIFPIYFKLLKDVDATEILAHRIFWSAIFVFLFIKFSNKMMSLKRYFLDRNVVFKLVLSGFFVAVNWGIYIYAVNSNQILEASLGYFINPLMYIILGAIVFKEKPSTLGKISIAIVVCAILLQIFILGKIPFIAILLPALFAIYGLIKKKLAVPSFEGLFIETFFWAIFALIYIVFLQVKGSGSFGFNQIGFLLVISGIVTVAPLLTFNSAATKLKLSTIGYLQYISPTMTTLLAIFLYKEEFDVYRLISFVMIWISLILITINGIKGAKSV, encoded by the coding sequence ATGGAAAAAGACGAAACAAAAATAGGACTATTTTATGGTGTTGCAACCTTCGTTATGTGGGGAATTTTCCCTATATACTTTAAACTTTTGAAAGATGTTGATGCAACTGAAATTTTAGCTCATAGGATTTTTTGGTCAGCTATTTTTGTCTTTTTGTTTATTAAATTTAGTAACAAAATGATGAGTTTGAAAAGATATTTTCTTGATAGAAATGTTGTTTTTAAGCTTGTTTTAAGTGGTTTTTTTGTCGCAGTAAACTGGGGAATTTACATATATGCTGTAAATTCTAACCAAATTCTTGAAGCAAGTTTGGGGTATTTTATCAATCCTTTGATGTATATAATACTTGGCGCTATAGTTTTTAAAGAAAAGCCATCGACTTTGGGCAAAATTTCAATCGCCATCGTTGTATGCGCGATACTTTTGCAGATTTTTATACTTGGTAAAATTCCTTTTATAGCTATTTTACTTCCAGCGCTTTTTGCTATATATGGGCTTATTAAGAAAAAACTCGCTGTGCCATCTTTTGAGGGGCTTTTTATAGAGACGTTTTTTTGGGCGATTTTTGCCTTGATTTACATCGTATTTTTACAAGTTAAAGGTAGTGGAAGCTTTGGTTTTAACCAAATTGGCTTTTTACTAGTAATTTCTGGCATAGTAACAGTAGCGCCATTATTGACATTTAACTCAGCAGCCACAAAGCTAAAACTTTCTACCATCGGTTACTTACAATACATCAGTCCAACCATGACAACACTTTTGGCTATCTTTTTATACAAAGAGGAATTTGATGTTTATAGGTTGATAAGTTTTGTTATGATATGGATAAGTTTGATTTTAATCACAATAAATGGAATAAAAGGAGCAAAGAGTGTTTAA
- a CDS encoding class II 3-deoxy-7-phosphoheptulonate synthase, protein MTWNRDSWRKYNIKQQPTYPNLSELNAVEEKLSTLPPLIFAGEVRNLKQELEKAVLGKSFLLQGGDCAESFLNYRADSIKNMFKVILQMAIVMTFAGGFPVIKVGRIAGQFAKPRSSDFEEIDGVTLPSYRGDIINGFEFSESARVPNPQRMIDAYYQSASTMNLLRAFSRGGLANLNEIHRWNLGFINRADLDERLNKLVHDLTEALNFMDACGINSKNTPSINETVLYTSHEALLLPYEEALTRVDSISGDWYDCSAHMLWIGERTRELEDAHVHFLSGVKNPIGVKVGPTASADDVLRLAEKLNPQNEIGKLNIIVRMGADKIGDRLPQILRDVKKEGVHILWSSDPMHGNTVKTSNNYKTREFDKVLKEVQNFFEIHKAEGTYPGGIHLEMTGEDVTECTGGAFNVTESTLAKRYETQCDPRLNANQALELAFLVADLLKNFK, encoded by the coding sequence ATGACTTGGAACAGAGATTCATGGAGAAAATATAACATAAAACAACAACCAACTTATCCGAATTTATCGGAGTTAAACGCAGTTGAAGAGAAACTTTCAACTTTGCCACCACTGATATTTGCTGGAGAGGTTAGAAACCTAAAACAAGAGCTTGAAAAAGCAGTTTTGGGAAAAAGTTTTTTACTTCAAGGCGGGGATTGTGCGGAGAGTTTTTTAAACTACAGAGCAGATAGCATTAAAAATATGTTTAAAGTCATACTTCAAATGGCGATAGTTATGACATTTGCTGGTGGTTTTCCAGTGATAAAAGTAGGGCGCATAGCAGGGCAGTTTGCAAAGCCAAGAAGTAGCGATTTTGAAGAGATTGATGGGGTAACGCTTCCAAGTTATAGAGGCGATATAATAAATGGCTTTGAATTTAGCGAATCAGCAAGAGTGCCAAATCCTCAAAGAATGATAGATGCTTACTACCAAAGCGCTTCGACAATGAACCTTTTAAGGGCATTTTCGCGTGGCGGTTTGGCAAATTTAAACGAAATTCACAGATGGAATTTGGGCTTTATAAATAGAGCTGATTTAGATGAGCGGTTAAATAAGCTAGTTCATGATTTAACAGAAGCGCTAAATTTCATGGATGCGTGCGGTATAAACTCAAAAAACACTCCAAGTATAAATGAAACAGTGCTTTACACATCGCATGAAGCGCTACTTTTACCTTATGAAGAGGCTTTGACTAGGGTTGATAGTATAAGTGGGGATTGGTATGATTGTTCTGCTCATATGCTTTGGATAGGTGAACGAACAAGGGAGCTTGAAGATGCGCATGTGCATTTTTTAAGCGGGGTTAAAAACCCAATCGGCGTAAAAGTCGGACCAACAGCAAGCGCTGATGATGTGCTAAGACTAGCAGAAAAACTAAACCCGCAAAATGAAATCGGAAAGCTAAATATCATCGTTAGAATGGGTGCTGATAAGATAGGCGATAGGCTACCGCAAATTTTACGTGATGTTAAAAAAGAGGGCGTTCACATACTTTGGAGCAGTGATCCAATGCATGGAAATACCGTAAAAACGTCAAACAACTATAAAACACGCGAATTTGATAAAGTCTTAAAAGAGGTTCAAAATTTCTTTGAAATTCATAAAGCAGAGGGAACTTATCCTGGTGGCATTCATCTTGAAATGACAGGAGAAGATGTCACAGAGTGTACTGGTGGCGCATTTAATGTAACAGAAAGCACGCTTGCTAAACGCTACGAAACACAGTGTGATCCAAGGCTTAATGCAAACCAAGCGCTTGAGCTTGCATTTTTGGTAGCGGATTTGCTTAAAAACTTTAAATAG
- a CDS encoding fumarylacetoacetate hydrolase family protein, whose protein sequence is MKLITYKNGNKFRLGVIATDGSVFDFSEVGLEFYDMSDFVINRSENDLKKLKELSLKSGGLSYEKLEKCAAIITPRQDIICLGLNYMAHAAESYKYKNKEFDGKREEAVYFSKRVNEAVGDGGRIDPHSNLTSKLDYEVELGVIIGKDAKNVSQKDAKEYIFGYTIINDISARDIQNRHKQWYFGKSLDTSTPMGPYIVTADELDSSNLDIKSFVNGELRQSSNTSLMIFDESFVIAELSAGMSLKAGTIISMGTPSGVGMGFEPPKFLKAGDEVVCEIEGIGTLRNYIC, encoded by the coding sequence ATGAAGCTAATAACATATAAAAATGGAAACAAATTTAGACTAGGAGTTATCGCAACTGATGGCTCTGTGTTTGATTTTAGCGAGGTTGGACTTGAGTTTTATGATATGAGTGATTTTGTTATAAACAGAAGTGAAAATGACCTTAAAAAGCTAAAAGAGCTATCTTTAAAAAGCGGTGGGCTTAGTTATGAAAAGCTTGAAAAATGCGCTGCGATTATCACTCCGCGTCAAGACATTATATGCTTAGGACTTAACTATATGGCGCATGCGGCTGAGTCGTATAAATATAAAAATAAAGAATTTGATGGCAAAAGAGAAGAGGCGGTTTACTTTTCAAAACGTGTAAATGAAGCAGTTGGCGATGGCGGTAGAATCGACCCGCACTCGAATTTAACATCAAAGCTTGATTATGAAGTCGAGCTTGGTGTTATCATAGGAAAAGATGCAAAAAATGTTAGCCAAAAAGATGCAAAAGAGTATATTTTTGGTTATACGATTATAAATGACATTAGCGCAAGAGATATCCAAAACAGACACAAACAGTGGTATTTTGGTAAAAGCCTTGACACATCAACTCCAATGGGACCTTATATAGTAACAGCCGATGAGTTAGATAGCTCAAATTTGGATATAAAATCTTTTGTAAATGGCGAACTTAGGCAAAGCTCAAACACGTCTTTGATGATATTTGATGAGAGTTTTGTTATAGCTGAACTTAGCGCTGGTATGAGTTTAAAAGCAGGAACAATCATATCTATGGGAACTCCAAGTGGCGTTGGTATGGGCTTTGAACCACCAAAATTTTTAAAAGCTGGCGATGAAGTAGTGTGCGAGATAGAAGGTATAGGAACTCTTAGAAACTATATTTGTTAA